GCAGAACATGAAACGACACTCCGCGATCAAGCCTATGCCTACCTGCAGGAGCATGCCTCTTTGGGTGTCCATTATGACGTGGACTTGGTTCAGTTGGATGAAGCCAAAGCATACCAAGGCTTCGGACAATTACTACAGGTGAACGTCGGGGATACGGTCACAGTGAGTCATGACCTGTTAGGTATTGATTTCAAGATCAAAGTCATCAAAGTGGCGCGTGATCTCCTCAAGGGCATCAACACGAAGGTGGAACTGGGCGAACCGCTTTATACATTGGATCGGTACATGGAGGAGTTCCGTTCGTCGGTGGATGAATCAATCGAGAAGGTGGATAGCTCCATCGGCGGGATCCAGCATCAACTGGATGACCTGCACATCTCCTACACCATCGTGAAGAACTTAACGGTCACGGCCGATCAAATCCAAGTCACCTATGAAGTGGAGAAAGGCAGTACGCACCAGTTCAGCGCGAACTATGATTACACGACAGACGGTTCCGGTAAGATCACAAGCATTCAACTGGATGAAGTGTTTTCTGAGTTGTTGTTAAAGGAAGTGTCTATTTTGGATGTTGGTTCCACGAGTTTTGATATCACTTACGTTGATGGCACAACTGCGGTTTACAATTACACGAGCGATGGCAGTGGCCGCATTTCAAGTATCGAGAGAGTGGAGGGAGGCGCATGACGTATCACGCTGGCTTTAACAACCCGTTAGCCATCTGGACGGCGTTTGGCGGCAAGGGTGAGATGGAGATGAGTATTCCGGTCCTCGGTTGGACAAAGCGGTACCGTAGTTACTTTGGCTACAGTAGCACCGGTGGCGAGACTCGCATCAGTGTCCATGACAATGGGAACGCTCAGATCGCGGTCTACTACGCGAAAAATCCAAACATGTCGTACTTCAATCACAGTACCGGTGAATGGACGTTATCGCCTGTCACGTGGTGGAATCACGGAGAACCGGAGATCCTGCATGCGGCGGATGGCGTGTTTCTAGCGAAGATCACCGGTTTTGGGAACATCATCGCTTCCTTTGACGGGATCACATGGCACAATGCCGGCTACTGTACCGATGCCAGTAATGCGATGGTCGGTGGGGCGTATGACGTGACGACGAATGCCGGGATCGTGACGTGGTGGAGTTCCGCCAAGCCGGTTTACCATACCAACGATGATCTGACGGAGAGGACCGAGTGGCCGCTTATCACATCAGCGCCTGTGTTGCGATATGTGACCCATCACAAGGGACGATACGTCGGTGTTGAGAGCGGGGATCGGGAGCTCTGGACGGCGATGACAAACACGCCGGGGTTTTGGGCAATCGGGATTTCAGAAGACAGCCACGACTCGCGGTATATGTTCATCACGTCTGTGCATAACCGGCTGTTTGTGATGCGGTGGCGTAGGCCGAACAATGATGACTACGTTGTGACCCTCTGCGTGGTGAGTGATAACGTGTCCCAGATTACGGAGACAAACCTCGAGCATATCGGGCCTCTTGCGGATAACCGCATCCCGAACCCGCAAAACATCTTGTGGATGGCGAGCTGGGGCAAATACGTCCTTTTCAATGAAGGAACGATGCATCTCTCGGATGATGGGTTGTACTGGGAAGCGGTGCCTCAGCCTGGTTTAACGACGCAACAATACGAAACGTTCGGCGGTGCAATCTATGTCCCAGGGCACGGCTTTTACATTAAAGGAAACGGCTATGTGTATCAGGCTTTACATGGCTAGAGAGGAGAATAAAACATGGCACGAGAATTATGGCATTTCGCACAGGTCGGTCTAATCGCTGTTGGCGGCTGGGTCGGTTGGTTGTTAGGTGGGGTAGACGGTTTTTTGTACGCCCTTTTAGTCTTTGTCATCATTGATTACTTGAGCGGGGTCATGGCGGCGATTGTTTACCGGAACCTCGCCAGTCAGGTCGGGTACAAAGGCATTTTTAAGAAAGTGATGATCTTCTTCATGGTGGGGATCGCGCACATGGTGGATAGTTTGGTGATCGGTGACGGCAGCGCAGTGCGCACAGCGGTCATCTTTTTTTATATCGCGAATGAGGGCATCTCGATCATTGAAAACGCGGGGCATATCGGCTTACCGGTCCCGGACAAGTTGAAGAAAGTCTTAGCACAACTAAACGGAAAGGGGACAGATGACAATGAAACTGAACACCAGATTCATGACACGAAATGATTGTTATCAGGCAGGACGAAAAATCACCCCGAAAGGCATCATGATTCACTCGACAGCGACACCGGGGGTGATGGCAGGGGATTGGTTTAACCGCTGGAACAAGTCCTTTCGAGCGGGAGAGATCGGCCGACAGGTCTGCGTGCATGCCTTCCTTGATGACACAGAAGTGTGGCAGTACCTGCCTTGGAATCATCGGGGTTGGCATGCAGGCGGGGATGCGAACAATACGCATATCGGGATTGAAATTTGTGAACCGGGTGGTTTCTCATACCGAAACGGCTTTCAGATGCAGGGCTATAACGTCTCCGCACAGGCCCCGTACTTTCGCAGGGCATGGCAAAACGCCGTGGATCTCTCGGTGATGCTTTGTAAGCAGTACGGATTAACAGAAAAGGACATCATCGATCACACGGAAGGTAACCGCCGAGGGATTGCCAGCAACCATGCGGACGTCGGCCACTGGTTCCCGAAACATGGCGAGTCGATTGCCAGCTTTCGCAGTGCAGTTGGTCGGGCGTTACGAGGAGGAGGGAGTACCGTGAATCGATCAACGTTTGAAGTGGGTGACGTGGTGGAGATCAAAGCCAGTGCGAGCCGTTATTATCCGGGAGGGCCAACCATCCCCGGTTGGGTGAAGACGGATTCGTATCATAAGATCACACAGGTCCAGTCGCAAGGACGACCGTATGTGAAAGGCGGCAAGACGTGTGTGTTGCTTGGCCGGAAGGTGGACAAGCGAAATGGTCGGGATACAACGGGGATCCTCACGTGGATTGACCGGGATCTGATCGAGCATGTGGATCCGGCCAAGCTTGGTGAACCGCCAGAACAAAAAGCACCAACACAGCCAACTACCGACAAGTTGTACCGCGTGCAGGTCGGCGCATTTTCAGAGAAACGAAATGCGGAAGCTTTTCTACGCAAGGTGAAGGAAGCAGGATTTGACGGGTTTATTCGGAAGGACTGAGGCAGTTAATGAGCACCTGAACGGAGAGATTTGGCTCTTGTTCAGGTGCTTATTTAGCATGCTATTTATCCCTGTTATGACTTGATAAATGTGCCGGGATAAGTGATGAATAGCATGACCGAACCGCACGGTTGCGCCTTTTCTTTTGATTAGACGATTGAATACGGAAGGGGTCGTGAGGGTCGGTTAAGCATAAAAAGGAGGCGTTACGATTATGGATACATTATCGGTAGAAAAACGGGTACAGCGAATGGATCCGCTTGTACCGGACACACCGAAAGAGCCTGCAAAGATTCGAACAGCTGCCTACATTCGCGTAAGCAGTTTATCGGATGAACAGGAAGGGTCCTTGGATAATCAGAAGCAGCACTACACACAATTGATCCGATCCAACCCCGAATGGCGGATGGTAGACTTGTTCATTGATCAGGGGAAGTCAGGCACCTCGACGGTCAAACGCCCTGCCTTCAATCGCATGATGCGTATGGCAAGGGACGGGGAACTGGACTTGATTCTTTGTAAGTCGGTTTCCCGCTTTGCCAGAAACGTAACGGACACGATTGATGCGATCCGAGCATTCAAGGAACTGGGGGTGCGGCTCGTCTTCGATAAAGAAGGGATCGACACCGCTGATATGACAAGCGAGTTTATCCTAACACTCCTTGCAGCAACGGCCCAGGAAGAAAGCCGAAGTACCTCGGATAACATCACATGGGCGATTAAGAGGCAGTTCGAACAAGGGAAAGCACCTTACCGACGGAAACTCGGCTATCGAAAAGGGGAGGATGGCAACTGGGAGGTCATAGAGCATGAAGCGAGACTTGTAAGACTGGCCTATGAACAAGCCGCAAAAGGATATACAGCCGCTCAAATTGCAAGGCAGTTCATCATGCGAAAGTTCAAGAAAATCAATGGCAGAACAGACTGGTCAGCCACAACCATAAGGCTGATTCTCCGGAACCGGGATTACACCGGAGACGTCATTTGCCAAAAGTATTATGTTGATTCCTATTTAACTCACCAACGGAAAGTGAACCGGGGAGAGCGGGAGAAAATTGTGCTGCGAGGGCATCACGAACCGATAATTGAAAAAGAATTATTTGATACCGTGCAGGCGGTCCTCGATAAGCGTAAAAAGCCTAATGAGAGAAGAGAGATTGTCAGGTACCCTTTATCCAGTCGAATGACCTGTCACTGCGGCGGAACTTTGCACCGGTATGAATGTCGGAATAAAGTGCGCTGGCGATGTGAAAATCAGATCAAAAGCAAAGCGCTATGCAAGCAAACCAGCATTGAGGAAAGTTTGATCAAGAAGGTGATGAAAGAGGCGATGATGGCAAGGTTCCGCTCTGAAAAAGGGACATATCCCCTTGGGAAAATGGCAAAAGAACTATCCAGAGCGATCTCGGCTCGCGATGTAGAATATAATCAGCTGCGACTGAATCTGGAACGCGCGCTGTTGGATGAAAGCCTAGTGTTATTCGATACGGATTTGATTGGCAAGCCGAATTATCAAGAGCAGCTTGATGAACGAAAACAGATGCGAGAGGAGATTGAACAAAAGCTGAAACAAAAAGAGGTGTGGCGGAGTTATTTGGAAGCGGATCATGTCTATCGCGAGCAGGCCATTAACGTATTAGAGACATTGAAAGGGATGATGGAACCAAACGATCGCTTCTATGAACATTGGAACCATACAGCATTTCTAAGGGCATGGGTGACAAGGATCGAAATCTTGTCGCCTATGTCCTTTCGAATTGTCTGGTTTGACGGGATTAATACAGAGATTGATCTACAGAATGGAGTGAAGTGGAATGAGTGATGGGAAATCGAGAGTACGCATTATTCCAGCTACACAGAAAACAAACCGGTTTAAAGATCATGAAGAAGGCAAGAAGAAGCGGATCGCTGTGTATGCCCGCGTATCGACCGCTTCAGAGATGCAGTCTAACAGCTACGAGATCCAAGTGGCGCATTACACGGATTATGTGAATAAGAACCCTGACTGGGAACTGGTTCAAGTGTATGCGGATGAGGGGATTACTGGAACATCTACGGCGAAGCGTACGGCATTTAACCAAATGATTGAGGATTGTGAGAATGGATTGTGTGATTATATCATCACAAAGAGTATCAGCCGCTTCGCACGCAACACCCTGGATTGTATTTCCAGAATCCGCCATCTCAAAAGTTTGAATCCTCCCGTAGGCGTGTTTTTTGAAAAAGAGCAGTTGGATACCTTGGATTCCCGTTCAGAGCTCTTCCTGACCATTCTCTCCTCGATGGCCCAGGAAGAGAGCCGAAACGTGAGTGAAAACACCAAATGGGGCGTACAGAAACGATTCCAACAAGGGATTGTGCACTTTCCCACCACCTATTTCCTTGGCTATGATAAGGATAAAGACGGCAACATTATCATTGATGAAGAACAGGCGGTTGTGGTCCGGCGCATCTTCGACGATTATTTGAAAGGAAAGGGGACGCCTCAAATTGCGAAGGATCTTGAACGTGACGGGATTGAAACGGCGAGAGGGAATAAACATTGGACGAGCAATGCGGTCTACGATATCTTACGCCAAGAGAAGTACCAAGGCAATACTCTAACTGGGAAGCGAGTCACGGTGGATTATTTAACCCACAAACGCGTCCGCAATGATAACCTTGAAACCCAGTATTTTGTAAAAAATACGAATCCGCCTATTATTGATTCGGATACCTTTGAGAGAGTCCAACAGGAAATGAAGCGGCGTTCGATGCTTCGACACGATCCTGAACGAAAATATCGGCAATCCTACAGTAACAAAAGCCCGTTCTCAAATTATTTATTCTGTGGGAAGTGTGGATTGCCAGCACATCGCCGCCGACTGAGTACGACGGTAAACAAGGAAAGAACCCTCTTCACGGCCTTTCACTGTCGCTCCTCGAGCGGTCAACGTGAACATGAGGAATATTGCGGAAATCAATATGTGTGGGAAGAACGGATGGAGAACAGCTTTATCGCTATCTTACAGGATTTGAAACAAAACAAAGCCCAGGTTTACGAGGAGGTGCAAGAAGCGATTGCCGACGTAGCGTTATCCAAGGATGAACAGAAGCGGTTGGATGAGCTCAATGAACAATTAGGGATTGTGGCCGATCGCATCAGTGAACTGGCCGGAAAATCGAGCGGTAATCAGAATAGCATTTATGATGCGACACTGCGGCATTTAATCTACGAACAGGAAATCTTGGAACAGGAGCGAGACAGTTATAACGAAAGTCTTCAGGAAAAAGAGTACTTGGAGAGTCACCTGAATCGGCTATACGAGCTCTTGGAAGAGATGAAGCCGGAAGATCCTTTTGATGGGGATATTTTTCGGGAGGTCATCGACAAAGGCGTCATATATCCGAAAAGGGTCGTAGACTTTCACTTCAAATGCGGTATTAAGCGGTGGGTGGTAGTGACTAAGAAGTAGGCAAGGAAAAGCCTGAAGATTGATGAGAGAAGAAAAACCCCTGATCTGCGCATATCAGACTTGATTCAAGTCCGGATGTGAGTGATAGATGGACGTGAACCATCATCACAATGCAGAAAGGGGTTTTTTGATTGGATCAATTTGAACAAGGCAAATGGATCCGGACCGTGTGGGATCCGCTCAAAGAACAAGAACAGAGTCCATTGGTTGGGGATCAGAAAGTCAAAGTTGCGGCTTACTGTCGGGTGAGTTCAGGAAGCGATGCACAGATTAACTCATTGATGAATCAGGTCCATTATTTCACTCACTATATACGGGAAAGAGAGCATTGGCAGTTTGCAGGTGTTTATATTGATCAATCGGTAAGTGGGAAAGATGCGATGAAGCAGCAAGGGCTGCAGCGGTTGATTCGTCATGCGAAGGAGAAGCGGATCGACTTCATTTTGATCAAAAGTGTTTCAAGGCTTACCCGTAACGCAGAGCAAGTGATCCAGATTGTCAAGGAGCTCAAAGAAGCAGGTGTGGGGATCTATTTTGAACAACAGCAGATCGATACATCTGTGAGATACAATGAATTTTTGTTGAGTACGTATGCAGCGCTAGGGCAGGAAACCATAGAGCATATGGGCCAGGCGATACGTTGGGGGAAGGAGAAGAAGGCAAAAAAGGGACAAGCGCACCTTGTACCGAAATACGGCTACACCATTCAAAAAGGAAGTGGAAAGCCGTATCAGATTCAGCCTGAAGAAGCAGCGGTCGTCAAGCAAATCTTCGACTGGTTTGAAGAGGGGAAAGGGTTCACAGCGATTTCCCGAGAATTAAAGCAACTTGGGATTCCCTCTCCTACCGGAAAAGAGACATGGCATCCGTCATCCGTGCGGCGTCTTCTCGGGTCCAGTACGTATTCAGGCACAATCATCAGTGGGAAAGATCCACAGCCATACATGTTCAGCAACATGAAAGAAGAACAGGACCTTGTGATCATTGAAAATGCTTGCCCGGCCATTGTCTCAAAAGAGCAATTCCAGCGGGTGCAGGTCCGGCTGTCAAAGAAGGAGACCACCTATACGAAAGGGAAGCGGACAGTCCATCCCTTTCAGGGACGTCTCCTTTGCCATCACTGCGATGCGACATTGAATCGGTATAAACCGAATCCCCGGACCTGCAAGTTCAAATGCTATGACCAATCGGTATCAGCATGTGGAACGCCTTCTTTATCTGAATCACAAATCACGGAGATGATGAAAGAGGCGTTTTATAAACGATTTGATTTTACAAAAGAGAAAGCCATTCGCGCCTTATCTTTAATCCTGAAGCGGATCAATGCTCAGGATCATTTTGAGTTTCACCGCTTGCAGTGGATTAACGAGATCGAGATGAAAAGGGAAAAGGGAAATGCGAAGGACGTGAAGAAGATCGAAGGCGCATACCGTGATTTCGAAGCGCATATTCAAGAGATTGAACAGGATCGTCCATTCCGTTTACAGGCGTTAGCCTGGTTGAACGAATGTGATTCCATAAAGGAAGTTGATGAGCAATTGACTGCCGAACGCTTAAGAGCATGGGTGCTGCGGGTTCGGATCGTAACGAGAGATCATTATGAAGTCACGTGGATCGATGGTAAACGAACGACGATCGGTGGCCGCCTTCCTGCAAGGAAAAAAGCGAAAACGACAAACAGGAAGGAGGTGATGAAACCGTTCAAGGGCCTCGAACGTGACGTCCACTCAAAAGGGGATGAGCAGATGGAAGTGAAACGAGACGTGCAAGTCATTGAGCCAAAGCGAGGGCGTGACCTGCTTGATTATATTCAAACCACCGCTTGGAATGCGCCGTCAGAAAAGGTGGCGCAAGATGAACAAGTCGCGACCGCAGCCTATTGCCGCGTCTCAACAGAGAAGGAAAGCCAACTTGGCAGCCTTGATCAACAAGTCGCGTTTTACACATACTCGATTATGAAGAATCCCGCCTATTCGTTTGCGGGCATCTATGTGGACGAGGGGATCAGTGGCCGGACAACAGAGAATCGGCCAGGACTCAATCGCCTGATCAAAGACTGTGAGAGCGGTCTTGTGAAACGGATTGTCTGTAAGTCTTTATCGAGACTGAGCCGAAACATTGTCGATGTCCTTGAAATCACACGGCATCTTGCTTCCTTACCGGATCCCGTATATATCTATTTTGAACGGGAAGGCATCCATACCGAAACGTCGGATTCAGAGTTCATGCTGTCGATCTTTGGCGGGATTGCAGAGGAAGAAAGTCGAAACAGTGGCCACATGATTGCATGGGGGATGCGCAATCAGGCGAGACAGGGCAACATCAAAAGGAGGGTGCCGAACTATGGGTATGACAGTGGTGATCACGATTGGCATATTCGTCCGGAAGAAGCCGAGGTGGTCAGGCGGATTTATCAGGAGATTGAAAACGGGCTTTCCACCAGGGCGATTGCCATGTTGCTGAGTGAGTTGCGGATTCCGACGCCGAACGGACGGGACGTTTGGAATGTGAACACCATCAGGGAGATTGCGTCATCCCCGATCTACAAAGGGGACTATGTGTATCAAAAGTATGTGACGGATTACAATCAAGGCAGGCGAGTTAGGAAGAACGAGGGTGACCAGGACCAAATCTATATCGAATTTCATCATGACCCCATTATTGATCGAGATACATGGGAGCGCGTGCAAGTCGTTTTACAAGATCGCCATGTACGTCATAACGAACGGAAGAAGAGAGAACCGGATATAGGAGAAAAACGAAATAGCGCGCTTGAACATAAGATGTATTGTTCAATATGCGGCAAGCTGTATAAAAGAAAAAGAGATGTGTATGAAAGTCACCGAACGAAATACCACCGCCACTATTGGGGGTGTGATGCAAACATTCATCAAATCAAGCATGTGAATGCTGTGTGTCGAAACTCGCGTACCATGCAACAACGGTATTATGAGGAACACTTCATGGATTTTCTTCAGCGTTTTATTCCCCAAATGAAGACGTTCAAAAAACAGGCAGAGGATACGATTCGAAAGATCGATTTGAATGATAAGGACATCGAAAGAGAGCGGAAAATCCGTTTGGAGATTGATCGGTGGAATCATGCTTTGTATGAAGCAGTAGACGAACAGCTGCATGAAAAAGGGAAAGACGCTGCAAAAGTTGAACAGCTGACGACAGGTTTGACCGTGCGCTATGATCAATTGAGACAACTCGATGAAAGGCGCTTGCAAGCAAAAGAAGAACGTCGGAATTTAAAGCGATTGCTTAAGTTGCTTAATGGTTATCTGGATGACCGGTCAGAAGCGTTTCCGCAAACGCTCTACGAAGCACTGATCGAAAAAGTGACGGTGTATCCAGACGGGGCTCTTCATTATCATTTGGTATTCGGTATAGAGTGGTCGACGCCAAAACGGTATCAAGACTACTTGGATGCGAGCAGTAAACGTGTGAAACACACTTACAAGCGTAAGCGAGAACAACTCTTACAGGATCCGGCTATTGATGAAATGCTGGGTTACTGTGAACAACCGAGAACCCGTAAAGACCTGTTAGCCTTTCTGGAACAACGATTACCTCTCTCCCAATACCGGTTTGATGAACGGATCTTCGCTCCCCTAGAACAGCAAGGGAAGATGAAGCGGTACACCATTAAAGGGCAGGGAAGAACGCTTTACTACGAAGCGGTGAAGCGCAAGAACCCGTGATAGGCGTTGAAAAGAAGAAGGATCTCGAGTAAACTGAACGAAAGGAAAAAATCGGTTCGCCCGGTTTGTCACAGCGGAGTCGTACTTCGCTTAAGTTTATGATTTTAGCATCTGCCTGCACAGGTAGGTGCTTCATTTTTTTATCGGATGCAGATTCAATTCAGGGTGGACAACAGCAGAGATTTGATTTACGATTAGTTGCAACAGTACCCGCCACGCCTAGTTAATCATGCGGACCAAGGTGGGTCATTTTATAAGGGATCATACTCCGGTTACCCAAGGGTCCGGGGTTTTTATTTTGGACGATTATCGTGATTTGAATACGCTGAAGAGCTCATTTCCTTAGGGGGGATGGGCTCTTTTTTTTGCGTTTAGAAAGGTATATTTGGAAAGGTAGTGGAAAACGGAGATTCTTGAGCAGTCAATGCTAAGAATATACGAGCGATTGAAATCGTTGCTCTATCTTATAGAAGAAACTCGGATAGAGGGGGGTACTATTTTGCGTAATTTATCAAGGCTAGGTCACGGCGTCAACGGCAGACCATGCCGGAAATTCAATATTCTATTATCCGCGAGATTTGGATAATGCCGAAGAGCTGTACTTCAATATCAGCAATGAAGAAGGTGAAGATGCTTCGCCACCAACGGTTGCCGATGTGCAGGTGGACACCAGTGAAACTTACTATGGTGAGCGGATTGCGGTGAGCTTAGTTGCCGAAGATGATCTGTCGGGGGTAAGAAGTGTTTCCGTATTTTTCAGGACACCGTCAGATTCCCGTTCAGAATCCGTCCGATTGAATTATGACGAAGAGACGGATCGGTGGAAGGGGTATTATACGGTACCGGAATATGCGGCAAGCGGCAAGTACCCGCTCGACTTCATCTCAACGGCAGACCATGCCGGAAATTCAATATTCTATTATCCACGAGATGTGGATAATGCTGATGATCTGTATTTTAATATCATTGCGTCTCTTCCACCGCTGCCGGATATTGATCCTGTGCCGGGAACTTTTACATTGGACAATGAAACCTGGACATCGAAGACAATAGACGGGGACTTGTATGTAGGACCGGAATCGATCCTGAGTATCGATGGCGATGTTCAGATTAACGGGGACGTTTATGTATTCGGTGCAATCAGAAGTTTTGGCGGTTTGAATGTTACAGGGACCATGAATGTAAGAAGTGCAAATTTCAGTGCTTTTTCATTTTCTCCCGTTTCTCAGGGATCATTAAATGTGATTAGCGGCTCCAATCATTTTGGTACGTTACGTGCCACAAATGCCAGGTGGGATATTCCGTTCCGGTTGGATCATGAATCATTTGAAGTCAAGGACGGCAGTCTGCTTGTTGAAGGAGCGATGATCCCGGTTGGTGATTTGTATATCAATGATCAGCAAGTGGATTTTTATCGCAACGGCGTTTTCGAAGAAACCCTGACAGATATTGAAGGGGATGAGCTGGCGTTTCGCATTATAGATGTCTTTGGTAATAAGCGTACTTTTTCAGAACCGCTGACGTATTACGGGGTGCCTTATTGGCTTGAAGACAGCGAACTTGAAGTGACGGAGGTATCAGATATCGAAGCTTCACTGAAGTGGGGGACTACAGTCGATCCTGAAGAGACAGATTCTTTTCGGATTTACCTGAATGATACTCTTGTTTCGGATGTG
This genomic window from [Bacillus] selenitireducens MLS10 contains:
- a CDS encoding phage holin family protein, whose translation is MARELWHFAQVGLIAVGGWVGWLLGGVDGFLYALLVFVIIDYLSGVMAAIVYRNLASQVGYKGIFKKVMIFFMVGIAHMVDSLVIGDGSAVRTAVIFFYIANEGISIIENAGHIGLPVPDKLKKVLAQLNGKGTDDNETEHQIHDTK
- a CDS encoding N-acetylmuramoyl-L-alanine amidase translates to MKLNTRFMTRNDCYQAGRKITPKGIMIHSTATPGVMAGDWFNRWNKSFRAGEIGRQVCVHAFLDDTEVWQYLPWNHRGWHAGGDANNTHIGIEICEPGGFSYRNGFQMQGYNVSAQAPYFRRAWQNAVDLSVMLCKQYGLTEKDIIDHTEGNRRGIASNHADVGHWFPKHGESIASFRSAVGRALRGGGSTVNRSTFEVGDVVEIKASASRYYPGGPTIPGWVKTDSYHKITQVQSQGRPYVKGGKTCVLLGRKVDKRNGRDTTGILTWIDRDLIEHVDPAKLGEPPEQKAPTQPTTDKLYRVQVGAFSEKRNAEAFLRKVKEAGFDGFIRKD
- a CDS encoding recombinase family protein, giving the protein MDTLSVEKRVQRMDPLVPDTPKEPAKIRTAAYIRVSSLSDEQEGSLDNQKQHYTQLIRSNPEWRMVDLFIDQGKSGTSTVKRPAFNRMMRMARDGELDLILCKSVSRFARNVTDTIDAIRAFKELGVRLVFDKEGIDTADMTSEFILTLLAATAQEESRSTSDNITWAIKRQFEQGKAPYRRKLGYRKGEDGNWEVIEHEARLVRLAYEQAAKGYTAAQIARQFIMRKFKKINGRTDWSATTIRLILRNRDYTGDVICQKYYVDSYLTHQRKVNRGEREKIVLRGHHEPIIEKELFDTVQAVLDKRKKPNERREIVRYPLSSRMTCHCGGTLHRYECRNKVRWRCENQIKSKALCKQTSIEESLIKKVMKEAMMARFRSEKGTYPLGKMAKELSRAISARDVEYNQLRLNLERALLDESLVLFDTDLIGKPNYQEQLDERKQMREEIEQKLKQKEVWRSYLEADHVYREQAINVLETLKGMMEPNDRFYEHWNHTAFLRAWVTRIEILSPMSFRIVWFDGINTEIDLQNGVKWNE
- a CDS encoding recombinase family protein, coding for MSDGKSRVRIIPATQKTNRFKDHEEGKKKRIAVYARVSTASEMQSNSYEIQVAHYTDYVNKNPDWELVQVYADEGITGTSTAKRTAFNQMIEDCENGLCDYIITKSISRFARNTLDCISRIRHLKSLNPPVGVFFEKEQLDTLDSRSELFLTILSSMAQEESRNVSENTKWGVQKRFQQGIVHFPTTYFLGYDKDKDGNIIIDEEQAVVVRRIFDDYLKGKGTPQIAKDLERDGIETARGNKHWTSNAVYDILRQEKYQGNTLTGKRVTVDYLTHKRVRNDNLETQYFVKNTNPPIIDSDTFERVQQEMKRRSMLRHDPERKYRQSYSNKSPFSNYLFCGKCGLPAHRRRLSTTVNKERTLFTAFHCRSSSGQREHEEYCGNQYVWEERMENSFIAILQDLKQNKAQVYEEVQEAIADVALSKDEQKRLDELNEQLGIVADRISELAGKSSGNQNSIYDATLRHLIYEQEILEQERDSYNESLQEKEYLESHLNRLYELLEEMKPEDPFDGDIFREVIDKGVIYPKRVVDFHFKCGIKRWVVVTKK
- a CDS encoding recombinase family protein, with the protein product MDQFEQGKWIRTVWDPLKEQEQSPLVGDQKVKVAAYCRVSSGSDAQINSLMNQVHYFTHYIREREHWQFAGVYIDQSVSGKDAMKQQGLQRLIRHAKEKRIDFILIKSVSRLTRNAEQVIQIVKELKEAGVGIYFEQQQIDTSVRYNEFLLSTYAALGQETIEHMGQAIRWGKEKKAKKGQAHLVPKYGYTIQKGSGKPYQIQPEEAAVVKQIFDWFEEGKGFTAISRELKQLGIPSPTGKETWHPSSVRRLLGSSTYSGTIISGKDPQPYMFSNMKEEQDLVIIENACPAIVSKEQFQRVQVRLSKKETTYTKGKRTVHPFQGRLLCHHCDATLNRYKPNPRTCKFKCYDQSVSACGTPSLSESQITEMMKEAFYKRFDFTKEKAIRALSLILKRINAQDHFEFHRLQWINEIEMKREKGNAKDVKKIEGAYRDFEAHIQEIEQDRPFRLQALAWLNECDSIKEVDEQLTAERLRAWVLRVRIVTRDHYEVTWIDGKRTTIGGRLPARKKAKTTNRKEVMKPFKGLERDVHSKGDEQMEVKRDVQVIEPKRGRDLLDYIQTTAWNAPSEKVAQDEQVATAAYCRVSTEKESQLGSLDQQVAFYTYSIMKNPAYSFAGIYVDEGISGRTTENRPGLNRLIKDCESGLVKRIVCKSLSRLSRNIVDVLEITRHLASLPDPVYIYFEREGIHTETSDSEFMLSIFGGIAEEESRNSGHMIAWGMRNQARQGNIKRRVPNYGYDSGDHDWHIRPEEAEVVRRIYQEIENGLSTRAIAMLLSELRIPTPNGRDVWNVNTIREIASSPIYKGDYVYQKYVTDYNQGRRVRKNEGDQDQIYIEFHHDPIIDRDTWERVQVVLQDRHVRHNERKKREPDIGEKRNSALEHKMYCSICGKLYKRKRDVYESHRTKYHRHYWGCDANIHQIKHVNAVCRNSRTMQQRYYEEHFMDFLQRFIPQMKTFKKQAEDTIRKIDLNDKDIERERKIRLEIDRWNHALYEAVDEQLHEKGKDAAKVEQLTTGLTVRYDQLRQLDERRLQAKEERRNLKRLLKLLNGYLDDRSEAFPQTLYEALIEKVTVYPDGALHYHLVFGIEWSTPKRYQDYLDASSKRVKHTYKRKREQLLQDPAIDEMLGYCEQPRTRKDLLAFLEQRLPLSQYRFDERIFAPLEQQGKMKRYTIKGQGRTLYYEAVKRKNP